In a single window of the Streptomyces cinnabarinus genome:
- a CDS encoding ScbA/BarX family gamma-butyrolactone biosynthesis protein, whose translation MTTNIGIHRGRRRHGGIRKTAFPVRPVAPVRPHILPPAATIDTRLVHRTHRKDVLPTGITQFDERHYTVSTQWPADHRRFTDAGGNFLPSLVIESIRQAVILVAHDGLGVPLGHQFLVSTAHHRVDPARLLAPDAPARLDLDVSIHDLKHRRGVPSSLEARVVLRVDGEIIGTGGGECAVMTSEVYRRLRRGRTDTAWAAALTAPLPAPVPAHSVGRTHACDVTLAPGDVPGQWLLRADVSNELMFDHPNDHMPAMVLLDAAQQAAHTVFGPRPFRPASCVVSCSRYVEFDSPCTIRADLKEEAGRGYVLSVTGHQDGEQAFEVRFEELPCAR comes from the coding sequence ATGACCACCAACATTGGTATTCACAGGGGCCGACGCCGCCACGGGGGGATAAGGAAGACGGCGTTTCCGGTCCGGCCGGTCGCACCGGTCAGGCCGCACATCCTGCCGCCCGCGGCGACGATCGACACCAGGCTCGTACACCGCACGCACCGGAAGGACGTACTGCCCACCGGCATCACCCAGTTCGACGAGCGTCACTACACCGTCTCCACCCAATGGCCCGCCGACCACCGCCGTTTCACCGACGCGGGGGGCAACTTCCTGCCCTCACTGGTCATCGAGTCCATCCGCCAGGCCGTGATCCTGGTCGCCCACGACGGACTGGGCGTCCCGCTCGGCCACCAGTTCCTGGTCTCGACGGCACACCACCGCGTCGACCCGGCCCGGCTGCTCGCACCCGACGCGCCCGCCCGGCTCGACCTGGACGTCTCCATCCACGATCTCAAGCACCGCCGCGGTGTTCCGTCGTCCCTGGAGGCCAGGGTTGTCCTCCGGGTGGACGGCGAGATCATCGGCACCGGCGGCGGCGAGTGCGCGGTCATGACCTCCGAGGTCTACCGCCGGCTGCGCCGCGGCCGTACCGACACCGCCTGGGCCGCCGCGCTCACCGCGCCGCTGCCCGCACCCGTGCCGGCGCACTCCGTCGGCCGGACCCACGCCTGCGATGTGACGCTGGCCCCCGGGGACGTCCCCGGACAGTGGCTGCTGCGGGCCGATGTGTCGAACGAGCTGATGTTCGACCACCCAAACGACCATATGCCGGCGATGGTTCTCCTCGACGCCGCGCAGCAGGCCGCGCACACGGTCTTCGGACCGCGCCCCTTCCGGCCCGCGTCCTGCGTGGTCTCCTGCTCCCGGTACGTCGAGTTCGACTCGCCCTGCACCATCCGGGCCGACCTCAAGGAAGAGGCCGGACGCGGATACGTGCTGTCCGTCACGGGGCACCAGGACGGCGAGCAGGCCTTCGAGGTCCGCTTCGAGGAACTGCCCTGCGCGCGCTAG
- a CDS encoding SDR family NAD(P)-dependent oxidoreductase, which translates to MRYGGLLQGKHAFITGASSGIGAAAARVYCREGAAVTLAARREERLAALVDELRGQGFQAQYVVVDVARNEQVAEGVAQAVERFGSLDVAFNNAGVAAAGTPMHTMSDEVYDTVMDTNVRGMWNCLRHEIAAMLEHGGAIVNTSSTAGLVATPVAAPYIAAKHAVIGLTKAVAAEYAARGIRVNVILPGATHSDMTDAWMAQVPGVAEELVRAALLPRIAVPEEIAEAAAWLSSDRASFVVGATVPVDGGWTVR; encoded by the coding sequence ATGCGGTACGGCGGACTTCTTCAGGGAAAGCACGCGTTCATCACGGGTGCCAGCAGTGGGATCGGGGCGGCTGCGGCCCGGGTCTACTGCCGGGAGGGCGCCGCGGTCACCCTGGCGGCCCGCCGTGAGGAACGGCTCGCGGCGCTGGTCGACGAGCTGCGCGGGCAGGGCTTCCAGGCCCAGTACGTGGTGGTCGACGTAGCGAGGAACGAGCAGGTAGCGGAGGGGGTGGCCCAGGCCGTGGAGAGGTTCGGGAGTCTGGACGTGGCGTTCAACAACGCCGGCGTCGCGGCCGCGGGCACGCCCATGCACACGATGAGCGATGAGGTCTACGACACCGTCATGGACACCAATGTCCGCGGAATGTGGAACTGTCTTCGCCATGAAATCGCGGCCATGCTGGAACACGGCGGCGCCATTGTGAACACCAGCAGTACGGCGGGGCTTGTGGCGACCCCGGTGGCCGCTCCCTATATTGCCGCCAAGCACGCCGTCATCGGATTGACGAAGGCGGTCGCGGCGGAATATGCGGCGCGCGGAATTCGGGTCAATGTGATTCTTCCCGGGGCGACCCACAGCGACATGACGGACGCGTGGATGGCGCAGGTCCCCGGTGTCGCGGAGGAACTGGTGCGGGCGGCGCTGCTGCCGCGGATCGCGGTGCCGGAGGAGATCGCCGAGGCGGCGGCCTGGCTGAGCAGCGACCGGGCCTCGTTCGTGGTCGGCGCGACGGTGCCGGTGGACGGCGGGTGGACGGTGCGGTGA